The following coding sequences lie in one Equus przewalskii isolate Varuska chromosome 25, EquPr2, whole genome shotgun sequence genomic window:
- the LOC139079259 gene encoding DPEP2 neighbor protein-like — MSDWIFYMHSNLSSAPWDGNGAAAAPTSPPTPCLYHVLYQGCGETQMVWHGETYCLVGGYRAYGDAPLATPAKVEAEEPVPRQVPKRHQAVAELDKATLAKVEAEKPVPRRAPKRHRAGAELDKVTLAKVEAGKPVPRRAPKRHRAGAESDQDLGCPGPNIRTLQHGGRRLTPQKVTG, encoded by the exons ATGTCTGACTGGATCTTCTATATGCACTCCAACTTGTCCTCTGCCCCCTGGGACGGCAACGGAGCAG CAGCGGCTCCCACTTCTCCTCCTACACCTTGTCTATACCATGTCCTCTaccaagggtgtggagaaacccAGATGGTCTGGCACGGAGAGACATACTGCCTGGTTGGTGGCTACCGGGCCTATGGGGATGCTCCTTTGGCCACCCCTGCAAAGGTGGAAGCAGAGGAGCCAGTTCCCAGGCAGGTGCCCAAGAGACATCAAGCTGTGGCAGAGTTGGACAAAGCCACCCTAGCAAAGGTGGAAGCAGAAAAGCCAGTCCCCAGGCGGGCACCCAAGAGACATCGAGCTGGGGCAGAGTTGGACAAAGTCACCCTGGCAAAGGTGGAAGCAGGGAAGCCAGTCCCCAGGCGGGCGCCCAAGAGACATCGAGCTGGGGCAGAGTCCGACCAAGACCTAGGCTGCCCCGGCCCCAATATTCGGACATTGCAGCATGGCGGCAGGAGGCTGACTCCACAGAAGGTCACTGGCTGA